From a single Sporosarcina oncorhynchi genomic region:
- a CDS encoding GNAT family N-acetyltransferase, with amino-acid sequence MLYRNSLDSISPDMLNGFFEGWPNPPNPETHLKLLKNSSRVVIALDDKTNQVIGFITAISDSVLSAYIPLLEVLPEYKNKGIGIELVNRMLKELDHIYMVDLCCDDDLVPYYEKFNMMRSNGMVLRNYKMQAGI; translated from the coding sequence ATGTTATATAGGAACTCACTTGATAGTATTTCACCGGATATGTTAAATGGTTTTTTTGAAGGATGGCCAAATCCACCTAATCCAGAAACTCACTTAAAACTGTTGAAAAACAGCAGTAGAGTAGTTATTGCATTAGATGATAAAACAAATCAAGTCATTGGATTTATTACCGCAATTAGTGATAGCGTTCTATCTGCTTACATTCCACTTCTTGAAGTGTTACCAGAATACAAAAATAAAGGTATAGGTATAGAATTGGTAAACAGAATGTTAAAGGAACTTGATCATATATATATGGTTGATTTATGTTGTGACGATGACCTAGTCCCTTATTATGAAAAGTTTAATATGATGAGGTCAAATGGTATGGTGTTGAGAAACTATAAAATGCAAGCTGGAATATGA
- a CDS encoding RNA polymerase sigma factor, protein MLQQVWSDELDVERIVDTYGNMLFRICLVLLSNERDAEDVVQDSFITYLTKSPTFNDLEHEKAWLITIATNRCKNMRRYNIIRKHMDINDLQLYSKNDKNHGLLDHLMRLPTKQKIVLLLHYVEGYKVDEIAKILTITSSAVKKRLQRGRELLRERYRKENEYGL, encoded by the coding sequence ATGTTGCAACAAGTTTGGTCGGATGAACTAGATGTAGAGCGAATTGTCGATACATACGGCAATATGTTGTTTAGGATATGTCTCGTTCTATTGTCCAATGAGAGAGATGCAGAGGATGTCGTTCAGGACTCTTTTATTACTTATCTAACGAAATCTCCAACTTTTAACGATTTAGAACATGAGAAAGCATGGTTAATAACGATTGCCACGAATCGCTGCAAGAATATGAGAAGGTACAATATTATTCGTAAACATATGGATATCAATGATTTACAGCTATATTCTAAGAATGATAAAAACCATGGTTTACTCGACCATCTAATGAGATTACCAACTAAACAAAAAATCGTCTTGTTACTTCATTATGTGGAGGGCTATAAAGTGGATGAAATAGCAAAAATCCTTACCATTACTTCGTCGGCAGTGAAAAAGCGGTTGCAACGGGGAAGAGAGCTACTTCGGGAAAGATATCGAAAGGAGAATGAATATGGACTTTGA